The following coding sequences lie in one Cloacibacillus sp. genomic window:
- a CDS encoding ethanolamine utilization protein EutH has translation MFDELIGNLSNIQVFTESLHSWISNLSVNSAIIFVMMIFMLLGAIDKIRGNKWGYGEEFDNGFNAMGLLAIAMAGVVAAAPVLAIILKPIIVPIYGMVGSDASMFATTLLACDMGGYPLAMKLAANDSIGNFSGLILGTMMGPTIVFTIPVALSIIKVQDRPYLGAGVLAGLITIPLGCIAGGLLMNMTPYKIDLATILVNLIPVIIIAGLICIGLWFRPQKMINGFNVFGSAVTILITILTAIAVFEYQTGIHFPLFDQMVVPAEEGGSIPLEDGLLICGQIATVLIGAFPMVKWITRTFGGALEAVGRHLGMNEDAAAGMVANLANNIAMFNIFEKMDPKGKLLNVAFTVSAAFVFGDHLGFTAGANPEMIFPVVVGKLVAGITAVILANFLAPMLLAKIKEAKA, from the coding sequence ATGTTTGACGAACTGATCGGCAACCTTTCAAACATACAGGTGTTCACGGAGAGCCTGCACAGCTGGATCAGCAATCTATCGGTCAACTCGGCGATCATCTTCGTGATGATGATATTCATGCTGCTCGGCGCGATAGACAAAATACGCGGCAACAAATGGGGCTACGGGGAAGAGTTCGACAACGGCTTCAACGCGATGGGGCTGCTCGCCATCGCAATGGCGGGCGTCGTCGCCGCCGCGCCGGTGCTCGCGATAATCCTTAAGCCGATAATCGTCCCCATCTACGGCATGGTTGGCTCCGACGCCTCGATGTTCGCGACGACGCTGCTCGCCTGCGACATGGGCGGATACCCGCTCGCGATGAAGCTCGCCGCCAACGATTCGATTGGAAACTTCTCGGGGCTGATACTCGGCACGATGATGGGACCGACGATCGTTTTCACGATTCCCGTCGCGCTCTCGATCATCAAAGTGCAGGACCGCCCCTACCTCGGCGCGGGCGTCCTAGCGGGGCTCATCACCATTCCGCTCGGCTGTATCGCGGGCGGCCTGCTGATGAACATGACCCCCTACAAGATAGATCTCGCGACGATTCTCGTGAACCTCATCCCCGTCATCATCATCGCGGGGCTCATCTGCATCGGCCTTTGGTTCCGGCCGCAAAAGATGATAAACGGCTTCAACGTCTTCGGCTCGGCGGTCACGATACTGATAACGATCCTCACCGCCATCGCTGTATTTGAATACCAGACCGGCATCCACTTCCCGCTCTTCGACCAGATGGTCGTCCCCGCGGAAGAGGGCGGCAGCATACCGCTGGAAGACGGGCTGCTGATCTGCGGCCAGATCGCGACCGTGCTCATCGGCGCCTTCCCGATGGTCAAGTGGATCACGCGCACCTTCGGCGGCGCGCTGGAGGCGGTTGGGCGCCACCTCGGAATGAACGAGGACGCGGCGGCCGGTATGGTCGCGAACCTCGCCAACAACATCGCGATGTTCAATATCTTTGAGAAGATGGACCCGAAGGGCAAGCTGCTTAACGTGGCTTTCACCGTATCGGCGGCCTTTGTCTTCGGCGACCACCTTGGATTCACCGCGGGGGCCAACCCGGAGATGATCTTCCCCGTGGTCGTCGGCAAACTCGTCGCCGGTATCACGGCAGTGATCCTCGCGAACTTCCTCGCGCCGATGCTGCTCGCGAAGATAAAAGAGGCAAAGGCCTGA
- the malQ gene encoding 4-alpha-glucanotransferase produces MSSSRKSGVLLHISSLPGDWGVGDFGSGAGRFADFLQGAGFTIWQVLPLTPVLPVFGNSPYSSPSAFAGNLLFISPERLCEDGLIAMNDIATRTLPSVRAADFAAAELCRRELLSLAWENFNAQPESFADLRRGFECFRAEESWWLRDYALFSVLKEKNGGRCWTEWPREFSARVTEALAAFAAENGDGIAFVEFTQFIFYRQLAALASYCAERGVTLMGDLPIYVAWDSADVWSAPALFDLEQDGAPRCVAGVPPDYFSPTGQRWGNPLYNWEAMRADGFAWWRGRLAHSLKYCGLMRVDHFRGLCAYWEIPASEPTAQNGCWRPALGREMLEAFRAARGSSGGELPLIAEDLGIITDDVRALMEDFSLPGMKVLMFAFGGDVADNPYAPHNIRPRSVVYTGTHDNDTAVGWWRESSTVRERINFAAYAGQEVTRENVNRVMAHMALASVAEIAVLPAQDVLGLGGSCRMNRPAEAAGNWGWRLLPAELDSLLPGSHGFPERLRSLNILYGRFKEVN; encoded by the coding sequence TTGTCTAGTTCACGCAAAAGCGGGGTTCTCTTGCATATATCGTCGCTGCCGGGCGATTGGGGCGTAGGTGATTTCGGCTCCGGCGCCGGAAGGTTCGCTGATTTTCTCCAGGGAGCCGGTTTCACAATATGGCAGGTGCTGCCGCTCACGCCGGTGCTTCCGGTCTTTGGCAATTCGCCGTACAGCAGTCCCTCAGCCTTCGCGGGGAATCTCCTCTTCATAAGCCCGGAGAGGCTCTGCGAAGATGGCCTTATCGCAATGAACGATATAGCGACACGGACTCTTCCCTCTGTGAGGGCGGCGGATTTTGCCGCGGCGGAGCTTTGCCGCCGCGAGCTGCTCTCGCTTGCCTGGGAGAATTTTAACGCTCAGCCGGAGTCCTTCGCGGATCTGCGCCGGGGCTTTGAATGTTTCCGCGCGGAGGAGAGCTGGTGGCTCCGTGATTACGCCCTCTTTTCGGTATTGAAGGAGAAAAACGGCGGCCGCTGCTGGACGGAATGGCCGCGTGAATTTTCCGCGCGCGTGACGGAGGCCCTGGCGGCCTTTGCCGCGGAGAACGGGGACGGCATCGCCTTTGTGGAATTCACCCAATTTATCTTTTACCGGCAGCTGGCCGCTCTCGCCTCTTACTGCGCCGAACGCGGCGTAACGCTGATGGGCGACCTGCCGATATATGTCGCCTGGGACAGCGCGGACGTTTGGTCCGCTCCCGCCCTTTTCGACCTTGAGCAGGACGGGGCGCCGCGCTGCGTCGCCGGCGTGCCGCCCGATTATTTCAGCCCCACCGGGCAGCGCTGGGGCAATCCCCTCTACAACTGGGAGGCGATGCGCGCGGACGGCTTCGCCTGGTGGCGCGGCAGGCTGGCGCACAGCCTTAAATACTGCGGGCTGATGCGCGTCGACCACTTTCGGGGGCTGTGCGCCTACTGGGAGATACCCGCCTCCGAGCCGACGGCGCAGAACGGCTGCTGGCGTCCCGCGCTGGGCCGTGAGATGCTTGAGGCCTTTCGCGCGGCGCGCGGCTCATCAGGGGGAGAGCTGCCGCTTATCGCCGAGGACCTGGGAATCATCACGGACGACGTGCGCGCGCTGATGGAGGATTTTTCCCTTCCGGGAATGAAGGTACTGATGTTCGCCTTCGGCGGCGACGTCGCGGACAACCCTTACGCGCCGCATAATATAAGGCCGCGCAGCGTTGTCTATACCGGGACGCATGACAACGATACCGCCGTTGGCTGGTGGCGTGAAAGTTCCACGGTGCGTGAACGGATAAATTTCGCCGCCTATGCGGGGCAGGAGGTCACGCGGGAGAATGTGAACCGCGTAATGGCGCATATGGCGCTCGCCTCCGTCGCGGAGATCGCGGTGTTGCCGGCGCAGGATGTTCTCGGCCTCGGCGGATCGTGCCGTATGAACAGACCGGCGGAGGCGGCGGGCAACTGGGGCTGGCGGCTGCTTCCCGCGGAGCTTGATTCGCTTTTGCCAGGTTCGCATGGTTTTCCTGAAAGGCTCAGGTCTTTGAATATATTATATGGACGTTTTAAAGAGGTAAATTAA
- a CDS encoding L,D-transpeptidase has product MKRIFITALVLIFVSAAAACAAAPWSPKAGEYWIKINKQQLRLTLFKGGEVVKSWPVSVGKGRGKTKTSRLDLITPTGIFTIYRVIPDATKLVFDPAWFNEPGEAAPGAYGSKLISFYNKWQIAIHGTNNPGSVGRWATHGCVRLKNPDIEDLVTYVKPKMRVVIVDGDDMPFSKETI; this is encoded by the coding sequence ATGAAAAGGATATTCATTACCGCGTTAGTTTTAATCTTTGTCAGCGCGGCGGCGGCCTGCGCGGCGGCTCCCTGGTCGCCGAAGGCGGGGGAGTACTGGATCAAGATCAACAAGCAGCAGCTCAGGCTCACGCTCTTTAAGGGCGGCGAGGTCGTGAAGAGCTGGCCCGTCTCGGTCGGCAAGGGGCGCGGCAAGACTAAGACCTCGCGGCTGGATCTCATCACGCCGACGGGGATCTTTACGATCTACCGGGTGATTCCCGACGCCACGAAGCTGGTCTTTGACCCGGCCTGGTTTAACGAGCCGGGAGAGGCCGCGCCAGGAGCCTACGGCTCGAAGCTGATCTCCTTTTACAACAAATGGCAGATCGCGATCCACGGCACGAACAATCCCGGCTCCGTCGGGCGGTGGGCGACGCACGGCTGCGTCAGGCTCAAGAATCCCGACATCGAGGATCTTGTGACCTATGTCAAGCCGAAGATGAGGGTCGTGATCGTCGACGGCGACGATATGCCCTTTTCGAAGGAGACTATCTGA
- a CDS encoding cupin domain-containing protein, translating to MENTNKMNVSEQMLREIVTEVIQGLAARRPESGGFTKVVDPSGIILIKSETVKCEPFQGEPGVRLKDVVTLEEAPRIGAGIMELDGADFEWTLTYDEYDVVFEGVLEIEIDGRVVTGKPGDIIYIPKGSHIHFRTPKTARYAYFVYPANWQ from the coding sequence ATGGAAAATACAAATAAAATGAACGTCAGCGAACAGATGCTACGGGAGATAGTGACAGAAGTGATACAGGGCCTCGCCGCCCGCCGTCCCGAGTCCGGCGGCTTCACGAAGGTCGTGGACCCGAGCGGTATAATCCTCATTAAGAGCGAGACGGTAAAGTGCGAGCCCTTCCAGGGCGAACCCGGCGTGAGACTCAAGGACGTCGTGACGCTGGAAGAGGCGCCGCGCATCGGCGCGGGCATCATGGAGCTCGACGGGGCGGACTTTGAATGGACGCTGACCTACGACGAATACGACGTGGTATTCGAAGGGGTCCTCGAAATAGAGATCGACGGCCGCGTCGTGACCGGTAAGCCGGGGGACATCATATACATCCCGAAGGGGAGCCACATCCACTTCCGGACGCCGAAGACCGCGAGGTACGCGTATTTCGTTTATCCCGCTAACTGGCAGTAA
- a CDS encoding MetQ/NlpA family ABC transporter substrate-binding protein gives MKKIILAAIALLVLSSSAFAAEKIVLGVTPFPAKEIADVAKEVLAKQGYELDIKEFTDFVQPNFALEDKSLDANFFQHIPYLENMKSEKKLDIVPLVKVHLLPIGIYSQKITSLKDVKEKSVVAVPNDPTNGFRAYKLLEREGLLKMKPGNKLTAADIVENPKKLKIRELEAPQLPRTLPDTTISVINMNFAVDAGLNPSKDALALESKDSPYAVVLACRSGDKDSAKIKALAKALNSPEVKKFINEKLSAKGVIPAF, from the coding sequence GTGAAAAAAATAATTCTTGCGGCCATAGCATTGCTCGTACTCTCGTCATCCGCCTTCGCGGCGGAAAAGATCGTCCTCGGGGTCACCCCCTTTCCCGCGAAAGAGATCGCGGACGTCGCCAAAGAGGTGCTGGCGAAACAGGGCTACGAACTGGATATCAAAGAATTCACCGACTTCGTGCAGCCGAACTTCGCGTTGGAAGACAAGAGCCTCGACGCGAATTTCTTCCAGCACATCCCCTATCTTGAGAACATGAAGAGCGAAAAAAAGCTTGACATCGTGCCGCTCGTAAAGGTCCACCTGCTCCCCATCGGCATCTACTCGCAGAAGATAACGTCGCTGAAGGACGTTAAAGAAAAGTCGGTCGTCGCCGTCCCCAACGACCCGACCAACGGCTTCCGCGCCTACAAGCTGCTTGAGCGCGAAGGGCTGCTCAAGATGAAGCCAGGCAACAAGCTGACCGCCGCCGACATCGTTGAAAACCCCAAGAAGCTCAAAATAAGGGAGCTTGAAGCGCCGCAGCTGCCGCGCACCCTCCCCGACACGACGATCTCCGTCATCAACATGAACTTCGCCGTCGACGCGGGGCTCAACCCCTCGAAAGACGCCCTCGCGCTTGAGTCGAAGGACTCCCCATACGCCGTCGTGCTCGCCTGCCGCAGCGGCGACAAGGACAGCGCGAAGATAAAGGCGCTCGCGAAGGCGCTGAATTCGCCGGAGGTGAAGAAGTTCATCAACGAGAAGCTGTCCGCCAAGGGTGTCATTCCCGCTTTCTAA
- a CDS encoding FAD-linked oxidase C-terminal domain-containing protein, whose product MNDIFSYNKITAEIIAALKEKIGAHNVSADKEKLEAYSHDEVPQNAYDKKYIAELLLFPENTEHVSEIMKIAYEHKIPVTPRGAGTGLSGGALPAWGGIVMSFEKMNRILELDEENLTITTEPGVVTAEISRMAAQHGLLYAGDPCSGDASFIGGNIAENAGGNKVIKYGATGAQLLALEVVLPDGSVTWFGGKRRKDVTGLDFVHLMAGSEGILGIITKAVLKLMPLPRHSVDLLAAFPDTQSAIDFVPRIITEGGLIPASIEFLDHKALKLAEKYLNTEVPAGNAGAALIIQLENNDADLIEKEFEEIGKLSQKHGAAEVYVADTRSTKDRIWQARKSVPEAVSFFYSRYTKEDLAVPTAMVPRLLEMIREKAEADGLEWIAYGHAGDGNMHCTIISPDCTDWHERLHAAQERIYAELIKMGGTLSGEHGIGFKRKGYMKFFLDEAQLELIKRVKLAFDPRNILNPGKLVDWEK is encoded by the coding sequence ATGAACGATATCTTTTCTTACAATAAAATTACGGCGGAAATCATAGCGGCCCTTAAAGAAAAAATCGGCGCGCACAACGTCAGCGCGGACAAAGAAAAGCTTGAGGCCTACTCGCACGACGAAGTACCGCAGAACGCCTACGACAAAAAATATATCGCGGAGCTGCTCCTCTTCCCCGAGAACACCGAGCACGTCTCTGAAATAATGAAAATCGCCTATGAACATAAAATCCCCGTAACGCCGCGCGGCGCCGGCACCGGACTCTCCGGCGGCGCGCTCCCCGCCTGGGGCGGCATCGTCATGAGCTTTGAAAAGATGAACCGCATCCTCGAACTCGACGAGGAAAACCTCACCATCACCACCGAGCCCGGCGTCGTAACGGCGGAGATCAGCCGCATGGCGGCGCAGCACGGCCTGCTCTACGCGGGAGACCCCTGCAGCGGCGACGCCTCCTTCATCGGCGGCAACATCGCCGAAAACGCCGGCGGCAACAAGGTCATAAAATACGGCGCGACCGGCGCGCAGCTGCTCGCCCTTGAAGTGGTGCTCCCCGACGGCTCCGTCACCTGGTTCGGCGGCAAACGCCGCAAAGACGTCACCGGTCTGGACTTCGTCCACCTCATGGCCGGCTCCGAAGGGATACTCGGGATCATCACCAAGGCGGTGCTCAAGCTGATGCCGCTGCCGCGCCACTCCGTCGATCTGCTCGCCGCCTTCCCCGACACGCAAAGCGCGATCGACTTCGTGCCGCGCATCATCACCGAGGGCGGCCTCATCCCCGCATCGATAGAATTCCTCGACCATAAGGCGCTGAAGCTCGCGGAAAAATACCTCAACACGGAGGTCCCGGCGGGAAATGCGGGCGCGGCCCTCATCATCCAGCTGGAAAACAACGACGCCGACCTCATCGAAAAAGAGTTCGAGGAGATCGGCAAACTATCCCAGAAGCACGGGGCCGCCGAGGTCTACGTCGCCGATACCCGCAGCACGAAAGACCGCATCTGGCAGGCCCGCAAATCGGTGCCGGAGGCCGTCTCCTTCTTCTACAGCCGTTACACGAAAGAAGACCTCGCCGTCCCCACCGCGATGGTGCCGCGGCTGCTTGAGATGATCCGCGAAAAGGCCGAGGCCGACGGCCTCGAATGGATAGCCTACGGCCACGCGGGCGACGGCAACATGCACTGCACGATCATCTCCCCGGACTGCACCGACTGGCACGAACGGCTGCACGCCGCGCAGGAGCGTATCTACGCCGAACTCATCAAGATGGGCGGCACCCTCTCCGGCGAGCATGGCATCGGCTTCAAGCGCAAGGGCTACATGAAGTTCTTCCTCGACGAGGCGCAGCTTGAGCTGATAAAGCGCGTGAAGCTCGCCTTCGACCCGCGGAACATCCTCAACCCCGGAAAGCTCGTGGACTGGGAGAAATAA
- the glgB gene encoding 1,4-alpha-glucan branching protein GlgB, whose amino-acid sequence MYGWRHLKMLEAMNMQNEIIYGPTLAGEGDVYLFREGTHRRIYDFLGAHPFEHEGRKGVLFSLWAPGAKNVYVMGDFNSWEREGCPLAPRWDSSGIWEGFVPDAEAGCRYKYVIRTADGELVDKSDPLAFATETPPASASVVCAPAHEWRDAEWMAARAEKNATDAPQSIYEIHVGSWRRGDGDSILSWSDLAGELPPYLEANGFTHVEFMPVMEHPFYGSWGYQTTGYFAPMARYGSPEDFMALVDALHARGIGVILDWVPSHFPTDSFGLSRFDGTALYEHEDPRQGFHPDWKSAIFNYGRNEVRSFLISSAYYWLDRYHADGLRVDAVASMLYLDYSRRDGEWVANKYGGKENIEAIAFLREMNCALYADFPGILVTAEESTSWPMVTKPVWLGGLGFGYKWNMGWMNDFISYMSQDPVYRKYRHDQLTFGMWYAYAENFVLPFSHDEVVHGKCSLLEKMPGDGWQKAANLRLMFGWMFCHPGKKLVFMGGEFGQSREWNHDRSLDWHELDDERHAGIARWFADLNNFYRGSPELWELDTSTDGFEWIDCSDRDAGVVSFIRRDRNGGALVFAANFTPVVRGGYRVGFPEGGRWREALNSDSSLYGGSGVGNLGFVETEETSFHGQSFSAELTLPPLGCLIFTPENAADEGTEDSRSSMR is encoded by the coding sequence GTGTATGGTTGGCGGCACCTCAAGATGCTGGAGGCGATGAACATGCAAAATGAGATAATCTACGGCCCGACGCTTGCAGGCGAGGGGGATGTCTATCTCTTCCGCGAGGGGACTCACAGAAGGATATATGATTTTCTCGGCGCGCATCCGTTCGAGCATGAGGGGCGGAAGGGCGTCCTTTTTTCCCTTTGGGCCCCCGGTGCTAAAAATGTTTATGTAATGGGTGATTTTAATTCATGGGAGCGCGAGGGCTGCCCGCTTGCTCCGCGCTGGGATTCCTCCGGTATCTGGGAGGGTTTTGTCCCTGATGCGGAGGCGGGCTGCCGCTATAAATATGTGATAAGGACCGCCGACGGGGAGCTGGTCGATAAGAGCGACCCGCTGGCCTTCGCCACGGAGACGCCGCCGGCCTCCGCCTCCGTCGTCTGCGCCCCCGCGCACGAGTGGCGGGACGCGGAGTGGATGGCGGCGCGCGCCGAGAAGAACGCCACCGACGCGCCGCAGTCGATATATGAGATTCACGTCGGTTCGTGGCGGCGCGGCGACGGCGACAGCATCCTTTCGTGGAGCGATCTGGCGGGCGAGCTGCCGCCCTATCTGGAGGCCAACGGCTTTACTCACGTCGAGTTCATGCCCGTCATGGAGCATCCCTTCTACGGCTCGTGGGGCTACCAGACGACGGGGTATTTCGCGCCAATGGCGCGCTACGGCTCGCCGGAGGATTTTATGGCGCTTGTCGACGCGCTGCACGCGCGCGGGATCGGCGTCATCCTAGACTGGGTGCCCTCGCACTTCCCGACGGACTCTTTTGGCCTGTCGCGCTTTGACGGCACGGCGCTCTACGAGCACGAGGACCCGCGCCAGGGTTTTCATCCCGACTGGAAGAGCGCGATCTTCAACTATGGACGCAACGAGGTGCGGAGTTTCCTGATTTCGTCGGCCTATTACTGGCTCGACCGCTACCACGCCGACGGTCTGCGTGTCGATGCCGTGGCCTCGATGCTCTATCTCGATTATTCGCGCCGCGACGGCGAATGGGTGGCTAATAAGTACGGCGGCAAGGAGAATATCGAGGCAATCGCCTTTCTGCGCGAGATGAACTGCGCTCTTTACGCCGATTTTCCGGGGATATTGGTGACGGCGGAGGAGTCGACCTCGTGGCCGATGGTGACGAAGCCAGTCTGGCTCGGCGGCCTCGGCTTTGGATATAAGTGGAATATGGGCTGGATGAATGATTTTATCTCCTATATGTCGCAGGACCCGGTCTACCGCAAGTACCGCCACGACCAGCTCACCTTCGGCATGTGGTACGCCTACGCGGAAAATTTTGTGCTGCCCTTCTCTCACGACGAGGTGGTCCACGGCAAGTGTTCGCTGCTGGAGAAGATGCCTGGCGACGGCTGGCAGAAGGCGGCGAACCTGCGGCTGATGTTCGGCTGGATGTTCTGCCACCCCGGCAAGAAGCTCGTCTTTATGGGCGGCGAGTTCGGGCAGAGCCGCGAGTGGAACCACGACCGCAGCCTTGACTGGCATGAGCTTGACGACGAACGGCACGCGGGTATCGCGCGCTGGTTTGCCGACTTGAATAATTTTTACCGCGGCAGCCCGGAGCTGTGGGAGCTTGACACCTCTACCGACGGCTTTGAGTGGATAGACTGTAGCGACCGCGACGCCGGCGTAGTTTCCTTTATACGCCGCGATAGGAACGGCGGCGCCCTGGTCTTTGCCGCCAACTTCACGCCCGTGGTGCGCGGCGGCTACCGCGTCGGCTTCCCGGAGGGCGGCCGCTGGCGCGAGGCGCTGAACAGCGACTCTTCGCTCTACGGCGGCTCCGGAGTCGGCAATCTGGGTTTTGTTGAGACGGAGGAGACCTCCTTTCACGGACAGTCTTTTTCCGCGGAGCTGACACTGCCGCCGCTCGGCTGTCTTATATTTACGCCGGAGAACGCGGCGGACGAGGGGACGGAGGACTCGCGTTCCTCCATGCGCTGA
- a CDS encoding SLBB domain-containing protein, giving the protein MELLEAIKWAGVVGEGGAGFPTYAKLNTRAECFIVNGAECEPLIETDKYLMRTFPEEIIAGTAVVSTHLGAKRTVVALKEKYEAEAAALSAAIEKSGADIEIVKMPAFYPAGDEHTMVYYVTGRSIPARGILISVGCVVDNVGTMRSVHEALEGRQVTDKYLSVTGAVREPVMLRVPVGTSFRECVALAGTNLSEYAVINGGPMMGLVLSEKEKIDAAVVTKTTGNILVLPPDHYLVGRSKLKMQRIRLQSRSACI; this is encoded by the coding sequence GCGGCGCGGGCTTCCCGACCTATGCGAAACTAAATACCAGGGCCGAATGCTTTATAGTGAACGGGGCGGAATGTGAACCGCTCATCGAGACGGACAAATACCTCATGCGCACCTTCCCTGAAGAGATCATCGCGGGGACGGCCGTGGTATCCACCCATCTCGGCGCTAAACGCACCGTCGTCGCCCTCAAGGAGAAATACGAGGCGGAGGCGGCGGCCCTATCGGCGGCGATCGAAAAAAGCGGCGCGGACATTGAGATTGTGAAGATGCCCGCCTTCTATCCCGCGGGCGACGAACATACGATGGTCTACTACGTGACGGGGCGCAGCATCCCCGCGCGCGGCATCCTGATCAGCGTCGGCTGCGTCGTGGACAACGTCGGCACGATGCGCAGCGTCCACGAGGCGCTTGAGGGTCGTCAGGTGACGGACAAATACCTCTCCGTCACGGGAGCGGTGCGCGAGCCGGTGATGCTACGCGTGCCGGTCGGCACCTCCTTCCGCGAATGCGTGGCTCTCGCGGGGACGAATCTCTCCGAATACGCCGTGATAAACGGCGGCCCGATGATGGGGCTGGTCCTCTCGGAAAAAGAGAAGATCGACGCCGCCGTCGTGACCAAGACGACGGGAAACATCCTCGTCCTGCCGCCGGACCACTACCTCGTGGGCCGTTCAAAACTAAAAATGCAGCGGATACGCCTCCAGTCGCGCAGCGCCTGCATATAG
- a CDS encoding BMC domain-containing protein: MGNAIGMIELSSIAEGINTADAMVKAANVELIHASTICPGKYITIVHGEVGAVHAAMSAGRTAAGHYVVDELLIPNIDPQICPAIMMTTRPGEIEAVGVMEYFSVASAITAVDIAAKAANVRLIEIRIGFAIGGKGFVTLTGDVGSVRAAVAAATKEEALLVSKTVIPRPSKQLVKKLI, from the coding sequence ATGGGAAACGCCATAGGAATGATAGAGCTATCGAGCATCGCGGAGGGCATCAACACCGCCGACGCGATGGTGAAGGCGGCGAATGTCGAACTTATCCACGCCTCGACCATCTGCCCCGGCAAATACATAACGATAGTACACGGGGAGGTCGGCGCGGTGCACGCCGCGATGAGTGCGGGGCGGACGGCGGCGGGACACTACGTCGTCGACGAACTGCTGATACCGAACATCGATCCGCAGATATGCCCGGCGATCATGATGACCACCCGCCCCGGCGAGATAGAGGCGGTCGGCGTCATGGAATACTTCTCCGTCGCCTCGGCGATAACGGCGGTGGACATCGCGGCGAAGGCCGCGAATGTGAGGCTCATAGAGATACGCATCGGCTTCGCGATCGGCGGCAAAGGCTTCGTCACCCTCACGGGCGACGTCGGTTCGGTGCGCGCCGCCGTAGCCGCGGCGACGAAGGAGGAGGCGCTGCTGGTCTCCAAGACGGTCATCCCGCGCCCCTCCAAACAGCTCGTCAAGAAACTTATATAG